The nucleotide sequence CGGCGAGCGACGCTATGAAGTAGACGAGGAAACCCACGGCGACGAGCGGGATCCACCACCAACGCCACTCGGCTCGCATGACGCCGGTGTCGAGCGAACCCGCCAACAAACACAGGGCCAGCACCGACAGCGTGCGGGGCAGCTCGTAGGAGACCATCTGGGCCGCAGCACGCACGCCTCCGATGGACGCCAGAGTGTTGCGGCTGGACCAGCCGGCCAAGAGGATCCCCAAAACGCTGATGCCGGGGACGGCGAGGAAGAAGACGGCTCCCGCCTCGATACCGAAGGGTGACCAACCTGCCGCATACGGCACGACCGCAAGCGCCGCAGCGCAGGGAACGAACACCAGAAACGGCATGGTGCGAAAGACCGGCACGTCGGCCGAGTTCGGTGTCACATCCTCCTTGAGCACGAGCTTCACCGTGTCGGCCAGCGTCTGCAGCAGACCGAACGGCCCGGCCTCTTGAGGACCGAGGCGCATCTGGATCTTCGCCGCGATCTTGCGCTCGCCCCACACCCCGACCAGAGCACCCAGCGCAATGACAACTGAGGCCGCCAGGCCGTACAGGGCTCCCCAGCCGAACGACGAAGCTGCGGTGCTCACCGATCCACCTCCCCGAACACGGGGTCCAAGGATCCGAGCACGACGATGAGATCGGACAGCGTGTGCCCTTCGGCGAGCATGGGCAGCAGTGCGAGGTTGCAGAACGCCGGACTGCGGACGTGCATGCGGTACGGCTTCGGTGTCCCGTCACTCACGAGATAGATGCCGAGTGAACCCCGTGCCGACTCGATGTGATCGTAGGCCTCGCCCGGCTTGGGCGCGATCAGCCGGCGAAGTCCTTCAGTGCGAACCGGACCGCCCGAGATCTG is from Coriobacteriia bacterium and encodes:
- a CDS encoding complex I subunit 1 family protein — its product is MSTAASSFGWGALYGLAASVVIALGALVGVWGERKIAAKIQMRLGPQEAGPFGLLQTLADTVKLVLKEDVTPNSADVPVFRTMPFLVFVPCAAALAVVPYAAGWSPFGIEAGAVFFLAVPGISVLGILLAGWSSRNTLASIGGVRAAAQMVSYELPRTLSVLALCLLAGSLDTGVMRAEWRWWWIPLVAVGFLVYFIASLAELNRGPFDLPEAESELVAGYFADYSGIRWAIFMMAEYGGVVAASLFGAAVFFGGGLGVPGPVGGVIFVVLAVLIAVAMIWAKWTFPRMRPDQLMGFAWKVLTPLALVQLLLVGVVLPWL